The following are from one region of the Silene latifolia isolate original U9 population chromosome 9, ASM4854445v1, whole genome shotgun sequence genome:
- the LOC141599673 gene encoding putative ribosome biogenesis protein RLP24, producing MRIEKCWFCSSSIFPGHGIQFVRNDAKIFRFCRSKCHKNFKMKRNPRKLKWTKAYRMLKGKDMSQDITFEFERKRNRPEKSDRNRMGYTLKAMSVINKVQNVRQRKHMLERLAKNKKNVREWDKKEYNESSHLYEVSKLLDTKKIRISAQPQSEENRAMEE from the exons ATGAGAATAGAGAAGTGTTGGTTTTGCTCTTCCTCCATATTCCCTGGGCATGGCATTCAGTTCGTTCGAAATGATGCAAAG ATATTTAGATTTTGTAGATCGAAAtgtcacaaaaatttcaaaatgaagaGGAATCCTCGAAAGCTAaaatggacaaaggcttacagaATGCTCAAGGGAAAGGATATGAGTCAA GACATTACTTTTGAGTTTGAGAGGAAGCGAAACAGGCCGGAGAAATCTGACAGGAATAGGATGGGTTATACATTAAAGGCCATGTCAGTTATCAACAAGGTTCAAAATGTTAGACAAAGAAAGCATATGCTAGAAAG GCTTGCGAAGAACAAAAAAAATGTAAGGGAGTGGGATAAAAAAGAATATAACGAGAGCAGCCACTTGTACGAAGTTTCAAAACTTCTTGACACTAAAAAGATCAGAATCAGTGCACAGCCACAGTCGGAAGAAAATCGTGCTATGGAAGAGTAA